CTTTGGTATTTCAAATAGTCAGTAATAGGTTTGATCTGGTATAAGCGAGTCCAAAGATAAACAACATGAAGCACTTATTCTTAACAATCATTTCCTTGTTTGTaaaattgatttgttttctcCGTCTGAGTATTGCATGAGATACTCTAAATTTGGCGTTTCCTCATTCCCTTCGATCAGTATTATGTGTATTCTGAGAAAATGTTGGTTTATCACTAGATTTATTAGTCCGTTTCAAACGGTCGAAATACATATAGttttagacaaaatgaaatataggtCCAATGGGGCAGAAAGAGAATGCGATGTAACAGTTTCTGTAGGGTCCAGGTTATACAACCCTCACGACCCCCACCCCCAAGTGATTTCTGCACGCATGGTTTATCATAACACTTATATTTGTCAAGGGCATCCCGGAAGGCCATAAACTCATGGCTACTTCCTTTTGGTCAAACAGAGACGCATGATGAATGGTTGCAGTCCTTAAAGTTTTTCGATAATACGGCATGTCATTGGTCACGTCCTTTGTGTCTAGAAAATGACCTCGTTGACAGAAAATATACCTCTAAGTTAGGTAGTCTGTTAATACTGCCCGCAATATTATGTGTGTACTGTATGTCAATGCAGTTTGTAGATTCTGTGAATGGCGAAAGTTAGAAGACAtcagtttataaaaaaaaaaaaaagttgtcatgACTACACTCATCACTAAAggtatagtaggcctatacttcaTCCATGTAAAAATTTGTCAAGATTTCGCCATATACATCCAGAGCAATAATGTTTACCCCAAACAGTGAAAAAAAGTTATACGATATTTGAATACTGATTTCGTTCCCAACaaatacttcaaaatttcatctaTTTAATAGTGTTTTCAGATGTTACTTCTTTGCCAGAGGTTATAAAATTCCTACGAATAAGCCATCATAAAGCGTAAAAAGATCAACTGAGGTCGGAGAGATCATAGAAAACACGATTTAATTCTTGTCCTTGTTTGTTGGAAATAACACATCAAGAGACATTCACCAGTAAACAATCATGTATTAAAGATATTTATACAATGGATTAGTTTACCTTCGTAAAATCTGCACCTATGAACGCTTGTTCGACTCCACTGTAAATCATGATGGGAATGAGAAGAAGCAAGTATGGAGATTTCATGAGATGAAATGCAGATGTCAGGTGATCACGCACGTGACTCCAGTTGAATTTTTTATCCTCATTGTTCACGTCGGGGATTTTGTCCAGGAGGAATGTCAAGACGATGATTGCTAGGAGACCGACTCCTACGTAGATAGAGATGAGAATTGATACTTGTTTGTCTTCCGTCTGTGCTCCCCCGTCGGCCGTGGTAAAATTGATGTTGCTACCGCAGCTGTCACGACCACAATAATCTACTGAAACCGAGGTCGAATTGTTGGTCAGGACTAACGAGGAAATAGTGTTACCAATTACATGGCCCAATTTCAGGAAGCAGAAGAAGATGCCATTAAATCGATTGATGATGGTCTCTGGAACCCTGTCCGTGACATCTGCTAGTTGGATGGCGGAGGTTGTGATGTATGTACTCACTGCGGCCCAGAACGGCGATGCGGCAAGACCCAGTAACCCGGCGGCAGGAATGAGTGTGTATGCCGCTGGGTAGAAATTAGCTGCCGAGTACAAGGCGTAGAATAAACAGCCCACCACGAGCGTCCACTTAACTTTCAGCAGCCACACGACCAGGGGTGTGATAAAACTTGACAGGATAAGTCCTACATAGATGGCACACAATGATCCGACCCCGATCCCAGCGTTGTAATTTAGACTACTCTGTAGATTTGCAAGCGCGCCGTTGGCTACGAACGTCAGCATGAACGCGATGGAGACAATGAGTAGGTTCTTCCAGTAGCGGAATGGACTGAAGAGCTTCGGGTCACGACAACCGTTGATTAAATTCGACATTTCCGACGATGAAATACACGAACAACTAAACGGCGGTGACTTTTCCTCATTAACCATCGTTAACCGTGATggtttatcatcatcatcatcttctccttcttctccttcttcttcttcttcttcttcttcttcttcttttcttgggAAATGTTTTGGTTCTTCTGTCGACATGATGTCAAAAACTAATTGTGACGGTCTTATAAACAAGTGGTGTCTGACCCGCGCACATTACGTTGTATTTCAGGGGTTGGAATGAAAAGTTACTCTGTTGGAACAGAGGACTACCCGGTCAGGCGTAAAGGGCAGATCAATGGATTTGTCATTGGATAGACTGACTAGAACTGATAGGCACAGATAATAACATATTGGCCCGAAGGTGATGGGGGATTAAAGGGTAGGACTGAAATAACGGTACCGCAGACGAGAAAAACATCGCTTTCAGTTACAATTTTGAATGGTGGTATATACCTGTATCATGTTTCAaagtgaaatgagatgaaacaaaacagagatttatacatacatatatatatatatatatacatatatattgcatAGAGTGAAAGAAATGAGACTTAAGACGGACGTTGTTCTCGATCTTCTTCTCCCTTTTAATCGAGCTTTCGGCCTGTCTAATTTCTAATTTCTGTCACTATAATTATGATACCCACAATGAGGCACCGCGTACATTTGGGACAGGAACAATCtctcgcactatatatatatatatatatatatatatatatatatatatagatatatatatatatatataaatttgttAATATTTTAATGGCAGCTTGAGTTGACCATATTCATTTAAAACATCCAAGAATGACGGATACGAGTATAGTTCTTGATCAGTGATTTAATGAGCAGAGGAGGAAAGAGTGAATAGTTACCAGGtcaaactttttcttttgttggtcTTTTTGTAATCTATAGGGCAAACTTGGTAAGGGCTATTTCACGGCACAgctatttgtatgtgtgtgtgtatgtgtgtgtgtctgtgtgcttATTCCAGcgttaaaggtattgtttaccattgggagcagtgatttcaaaatgttttgagTTATCGTATTTGATGCACATGTGAAGGTCAGTATATAGGACAggatcacaaaatatcctatacattgattaattcattcattcattcactcattcattcattcattcattcattcattcattcattcattcattttttcattccc
Above is a window of Diadema setosum chromosome 4, eeDiaSeto1, whole genome shotgun sequence DNA encoding:
- the LOC140227677 gene encoding protein unc-93 homolog A-like, with product MVNEEKSPPFSCSCISSSEMSNLINGCRDPKLFSPFRYWKNLLIVSIAFMLTFVANGALANLQSSLNYNAGIGVGSLCAIYVGLILSSFITPLVVWLLKVKWTLVVGCLFYALYSAANFYPAAYTLIPAAGLLGLAASPFWAAVSTYITTSAIQLADVTDRVPETIINRFNGIFFCFLKLGHVIGNTISSLVLTNNSTSVSVDYCGRDSCGSNINFTTADGGAQTEDKQVSILISIYVGVGLLAIIVLTFLLDKIPDVNNEDKKFNWSHVRDHLTSAFHLMKSPYLLLLIPIMIYSGVEQAFIGADFTKSYVSCTEGSGMVGYTMIAYGAFDALASVIFGQLEKYTGRIAIFMFGGILHLVLMVIFVVWNPHTSAMWQLVLLAMGWGVGDAVWQTQIQSIVGVVFPDAQEPAFANYRLWQAVGSAVSYAITIPRVICVSHKLYSMMAFLILSLICYISEEYLISKSFTSYKTYEQY